The Elgaria multicarinata webbii isolate HBS135686 ecotype San Diego chromosome 1, rElgMul1.1.pri, whole genome shotgun sequence genome includes the window TGGcctgaggcttggcatgcatgtgtatatgtccgtgaggtgtcatggtactaaacttgaggtttctaactttaacagaaataaagttttagacttttttggatttcaattcaagcctatgggggggggaagcagagctctgatccagatctggagctccgcagcagagcgtaGCGGACTATAGGTGaagcggggcagagcgaagtggcctgatccgcaaattgcggatctggaagagaagcggatgggggggtccgtgcacacccctactgaatataccgtatttcttcgattgtaagacaccatcgattgtaagatgcacactaatttcagtatcaccaacaggaaaaaagctttgattctaagaaataacaaacacacccgcaattctaagatgcaccccgtttttagagatgtttatatggggggaaaagtgcatcttagaatcgaagaaatagggtaataatatATCTAGAAAAACATCCTGAAAGACAAGCAGCACTAATATTTTTAGATGCGGAGAAAGCCTTTGATAATTTGAACTGGGACTTTATGGTTAGGGTCCTAGAACAAGTGGACTTGGGTAAGAACTTTAGAAAATGGGTGAAGTCAATTTATAACCACCAGAAAGCGCAAATCATTGTTAATGGAGTCCTTACTAGCACATGTGATATAGAAAGAGGGACAAGACAGGGCTGTCCTGTCTCCTCTGTTATTCATCATGGTGTTGGAGGTTTTGAATCAGGACATAAGACAAGATGAACGAATTGGTGGAGTAAGTCTTTAAAAAGAGACATACAAATTGAGGGCCTTTGCAGACGATTTGGTTATCATACTGGAGGACCCTCTAAAAGGAGTTGAGACCATGATGAGTAAACTTAAAGAGTTTGTTGCAGTAGCAGGGTTTAGGGTTAatagaaaatgaaatattaaCCAAGAACGTGGAAATACAAGAAGAAAGAAAGCTGACAAAGGGGATGAGCTTTAAAATAGAGAAAAAggttaaatacttgggaattgtGCTGACAAATATGAACTGTATGTTATATGCTAATAATTATGTGAAAGTATGGAATGAAATTAAAGAGGACCTAGGTAAATGGGAGAAATTGAGGTTGTCACTGTTGGGAAGAATTgccatgataaaaatgaatgttttgccaaAAATGTTATTTCTGTTCCAAACAATATCTATTGTAAAAGGGGACGTACCATTCAAACAATGGCATAGAGATATTTCTAGATTTATTTGGTAAGGTAAAAAATcaggaataaaaattaaaattccacaagatgccaaagaaagaggaggtttGGGACTACCCGATCTGAAATTGTACTTCTATGCATGTTGCTTGGTGTGAATGAAAGAATGGGTAGTGTTGGAGAACAGACAGCTATTAGAGTTGGAGGGGCATGATATAAGATTTGGGTTGCATGGATatttgtggtatgagaaagcaAAAGTCAATGTGGACTTTAACAATCATTTTGTTAGAAGGTCTATTttgaatgtatggaagaaatacaaattgAGATTATTTCAGAAGATTCCAATGTGGGTGTCGGCTCAAGAAGCTTTTTGCAGAAGAGAACTATTGAGTGGAcacaaatggttaaaatatagggatgtccTGGAGACAACCCAAGGAGAGACCAAATTAAAAACGAGAGAGGAGTTGGTAAAAGAAAGACATATATGTCAACGGTTTTTGTATCTACAGATCCAGGAGAAGTTTGAGTCatttaaaagaggggggatttGAAGGGTCAAAATAATTGTTCGAAGAAGTATTctgtactaatgatgaacattttattggtaaagtatataaactgttattacagctagagggggaaaaagaacaaatgaaggactGTATGGTCAGATGGGAAAACTATGTGGGGCGCAAGATTCCAattgaattatggaaaaatatgtggacaaaaggtttacAGTACACATTAAGTACCAGACTAAAGGAAAATGATTATAacatgatgtatagatggtatatgtctccatcaaagttagcaaaaatgtatagtggttgtttgggggactgttggaaatgcgaagaacaagaaggaatcttttatcatatatggtggtcttgtaaaagagcaaaagcatactgggttaaaatacatgtattaatgcaaatatttttaaagataaacatagaaatgaaaccagaattgttttttcTTGGACTCAgggatgatcaatttaaagaaaaaagattgttatttcaactaggggtgtgcacggaccccccgctccgcttctcttccagatccacgatttgtggatcgggccatttcgctccgcccccgcttcacctatgtccgctccgctgcggagctccggatccggatcggagctccatttttccccccataggcttgcattcagctaaaaaagtatacaactttttttctgttaaagttagaaacctcaagtttggcaccatgacacctcatggatgtatacacatgcacgccaagactcaaggcgatcccatcatcccctgatttttgaggaatttatgaaaatcgggcaccccattcatacccctttcaatagctctgtcaatttgcatgttagaaacctcaaactcaccaccatgatagcttatccagggatatacatgcacaccgagactcaaggcagtcccatcatcccctgatttttggggaatttatgaaaatcgggcaccccattcacacccctttccatagctctgtcaatttgcatgttggaaacctcaaactcaccaccatgatagcttatccagggatacacatgaacgccaagactcaaggcagtcccatcatcccctgatttttggggaatttatgaaaatcgggcaccccatttgcagacgtggactgttctctgacatttggacagataaaaaaagggaagtgggcacactcacagatgccatctagacccacaatcatgcgaaggtacaaggcaatcccatcatcccctgatttttggcagagcttaaacccgcagacagctcaatggggccatttcaaaggaaatcccaacatgccatgaattggggagtagagatcaacctaaatatgaatcttcttccacacttgaaaaatggatttggaacttccaaaagtctaattgagcgcaggaaggacttctcccctgagtcaaagccagacacacacaacatccctgcgaggtgggcaggggaggagggagggaaggcaggcaggcagcagacatttctgggggcataaggaagtgagccaaggataagccagtaatgcacataaaatggaataaataaataaataaataaacaaaggaggggtggaattaaaagcagcagtgttgctgaataaagaacaagaagaactttaaaaaaaaggctatatctgacttttaccagtaagagggtgtgtgtggacgtgcccaaagggggaatcatctgccagtTTGACtgttcctgtctaggtacaagtctttaagaagcaaacaatcacttcaactcatgataggcattgctccactgggttactctttagggggctctgatggccctccaagtacaggagagtgagggaacgtccacatgccctaggggagctcatccccttgcaccacatctattcagttgttccccaaagttagggtgggtagcactgctgtgtgcttcctatctgttagtatgattccaggttgtgtttgtgcatttggtggagctactgttttaaaaaaacactgggaaatctccattcagagtagaaagagaagtttcccagaatcccaagttacccattttgcctatcccctcctccaactttgggatcatgtgatcatgaccgggagttgactctgcccctcagcaatcaaaaaggtaatctttttcccgcctttaccctactttttaaaaaattctagcaagcgaaccgcaccatgcagagagctgagagtagactcaaaatgacccccagccatgactctctaagcacaagaagtttcagaaagatagcttcaaaaacaacacagttatccccttttcttttccacaatgcaatcatAAGggcgaaattattattattattattattattattattattattattattattattatttatttatttatatagcaccatcaatgtacatgttgctgtacagagtaaaacagtaaatagcaagaccctgccgcataggcttacattctaataatgttccaaaatggcgatcggatcggtccgccgAAAAAGgatcactccgaaaatgggcgcttctctttgccttgcttctaggggtccgcggtccgcttctactccgcctctgggcaaggcgcagcaggccaattcgcttctgattctccgcttctaatcggagcggagcacatgcctaatttcaaCCTATGGTGACAGtggcaagactactatatgcacaatattggggggaaaacacaatcaccaacaatggaagaatggctttTCAAAGTGATGGAactggcggagatggcgaaattaagtacgctagtacatgaaagaacaatagcctcgtatctattggactggaaaccttttattgagtatatacaagaacagcgaaaggatgatttatttgtttttgggttttatatataacctGCACCTTTGCCTTTGAtctatatacattagcttgttgtgaaattcgtacctggcaatatagaaacaacgaaggtttgccgtctgacatgaagatcgctttaaatgaaatatagccttatgtattgtgtttatcttactagatgtatgtgtgatgcagtagtttgcatagtttgtatagtttattttttgtttgttttttgtaccttccttatgtgtctcttgtttgtggaaaataaataaaagtattaattggcggggaaaagaagagccctgacgcTGGTTCAGAAGAAGGTTCCATCTgttccaggattctgttcacacagtggccaacaagttgcccttgggaaactcacaagcaggacagcaccctcctgcccatgttccccaacaactggtgtaaataggcattctgcctctgatactgaaagtagcatacagccatcaggactagtagccactgagagccttctcctccatgaattggtctaacccccttttaaagccatccaaattggtggccatcactatggccgttgctagatgagggtttagcctgggctgattcccaggctcacccctgtgcatccagatgatgcacaggggaacctggggtcagcccgggctaaaccctcccttgacccaggataaccggatccgcttgtggcccagtttttctgcagtcccggcctgagcccggggctgcggaaggtctagctagttccacggcttttcccggctacgcagcttacaagtagccgggagaagccgcgctgtgcccatcaggctggagggaatcgtggggggggggagagagatgggggccaggggagaagagcagacccggcaggagagatggggtgaagagcagagccagggtggggagatcacggccagggAGTATTGGAGATTGTGgccggggggtggagggggcattggacatggcgagcagagGGGGGCGTGCAAGTGAGCGAGGGGGActgggtgagcgagcgagcggggcaGCCGGgcaggcgagcgagtgggggggccCAGGCGAGCGAGCAAGCGAGGGGCAGGTGGGCGAGCGAGCAATTGGGGGGCCAGATGGGAGAGCGAGCAAGCTAGCGGGGGGCCCGGgcgggcaagcgagggggcgGGGAGCAGGTGGGGGGGCAGATGAAATTcatgactcccccagagatctatggcttacttgtgcaaggtaccagctcctcttTGCCTGCCCGCCCATGCCCGcctctctccctgcctgcctgcctgccaatgcccaACTGCCTGGGAGCCGtacttgtgaggtagctggatctgctgggactgacttccccatagatctatggcatctctgcctgcctctctgcccgcctggtgcttGGGAGCTGtgctacatgatgggctttgtggttcgtgcccacaagcctccggcatgcttgctcccaatgctgcctgtcctcctctgtgcccacctcgtagggattgtttgagtgtgtcttgctttgacttaggggataagtccttcctgcgctcacttagactttttgaagttccaaatcaatttttcaagtgttgaagaagattcatatttaggtttatctactccccaattcatggcatgttgggatttcctttgaaatggccatgaataaagcccattgagctgtctgcagctttaaatccctgagatactggggtgtccgattttcaaaaatccccccaaaatcaggggaggcttggatttgcttgaggcttggcatgcatgtgtatacatgcatcaggtttcattgtgcctaatttgatgtttctaacgtgaaaattgacagagttctagcatgggacttgaattggggtgagttaaaaggttaaacccctgccaaaaatcagggggtgatgggatttgcttgaaacttgccatgaatgtggatctagatgccatctgtgagggtgcccgcttcaaagtttttatctgtcaaaatgtcagagtaaatcccatttctgaaaatggggtgtccgattttcaaaaattccccaaaaatcaggggttgcttggatttgcttgaggcttggcttgcatgtgtatacatggataggctatcatggtgccgagtttgaggtttctaacattaacagaaaaaagttgtaggcttttttggatttcaatgcaagcctatggggggaaaagtggagctTCGATCCGgttctggagctccgcagcggagcggagtggactataggcggagcggggcagagcggacccaatcaggaagttgcgaatctggaagagaagcggatcggggggtccctgcacatccctatccaaaacacacttaaagctgaacggtggttagaaagctttagggtcttttttctgaaacgatccttaaggcaatCACTCCGAGGGGGGTGGGTGAATAGGATACCCCAGTaactgctttgagcttctccagacactgCATACGCTAGCACCTCAAAGGAACATGGCCCATCTCCTAAAaaaaagtcccaggaaaggttgctctgagccaccagaactgggcagagagatccgccatgcacttgtcaatctcagcctaccactactgagctgaccctgttaccacgacttcaggaaaggttaaacctcaggcccaggagtcccatcttTCTGCTAAGGATTGGGAACTCCCtaccacctgagtctgggcataAACCCAGAATCCAAATCATATGCAAGTCCTAGTCTATACAAaccctcactacttttcatggcatagttcttagatatccaaagtccaaatagcaaagcgtccatgtgcagagtgctttcaaagtcccaagcggagatggaatccaaagcaggagggaggtcaggccttGCGTtgaatgaaacctagcaaagccttttcagctttgcaccagcatttaaggcctattcaaagccacttgacggacaggtcctctgacctgtaaaccatgcccacgtgccaagagggctggatgttacaacccactttgaagagcagcccccacctttttatttatttattacatttacatccagccttttttcctccaaggaacccaaggcggagtacataatcctcctcctcctcctccttcctcctcctcctcctcctcctctcctttttatcctcacaacaaccaccctgtgagaggcgttctgtcagttattgtggtcccaagccgggtAAGGCTTTatcggttaaaaccagcaccttgaattgggcttggaaacatataggcagccaatgcaagcgggccagaatcggtgttatatgtttgaaccttctggttccagttatcaatctggccgctgcattttgcccaagctgcagcttctgaaccgtcttcaaaagctgccccatgaagagagcattgcagtaatctaatttggaggttaccagagcaggaACGACTGaggctaggttatccctatccacataagggcatagctgggccaccaaatggagttggtagaaggcactccgtgccaccgaggccacctgggcctcaagtgacagagacggttctaggagaacccccaagctacaaaatGGCAAACATATGATTAAGTTACCATGTAAATCAGGCCCAAACCCTACCTCGATGACTAAATGACTTACATATTATCCCAGCAATGGTTTCCAGTGCTTATACCTTGGTCTAGTTTTGGTGCTTTTCAATGAATGTAAACAAACAGGAAGctatttaaaactacaataataaTGTAGGTGGTAATTAAATGCTATTAATgttgcaatggggaagacaaCCATTGCCAATTCAAATGGAATGAGGCAGTTTTACCCAGTGTTCCCAACCAACCAGATGCTTTATAAGTATACCTGTGCATCAACTCCTCTTTTCAGTTAGTGGCGATGAATTTCTGGGAGACTGTGCTTTGTGCTTTCTTAGCATGCCTCTTGGTAACCATTGTTGGCGGACTCTATACAGTAGGAGCATTTCGCAAGAGAAAACCGAAGGAACCCCCCTTGGACAAAGGCTTCCTTCCATGGCTCGGACACGGGCGAAGTTTCATGAGGAGCCCTGAAGAGTTTTTGGAAAGGATGCGGAAGAAACATGGGGATATTTTCACCGTGTTGCTCGGAGGCAGTTACATGCATTTCGTGATGGACCCTCATTCTTACAGAAACATGGTAAAGGAGTCAAAAGACAAACTGGATTTTTATAAATTTGGATCAATAATAGTTTTTAATACATTTGATTTCTGCACATCTGAATCTCAGCACAAGATTGTCCAAACAGTTAGCAAGAAGAATCTCAAAGGTCAGAGTCTAACTCTCCTGAACCAGGCGATGATGGAGAATTTAAGGGCCGTGATGCTTCACAGCCAGGATTCAGGCGAGGGGAAAAGATGTTGGCAGCAGGATGGAGTCCTCCACTTTAGCTACAAAACCGTCTTCCAGGCTTCTTTTCTGACATTGTTTGGAACTGAGCCAGATGAAGATGTAGAAAGCAAAGAAAATGGTAAGGATAATAAAGTAGCACAGTGTGGAGAGTTGTTTGAATATTTCCAGAAATTTGACCATTTCTTTCCCCAAATGGCCTTCAACATGCTGAATCCTCTGGGCAAGAAGGAGACACGGAGATTGAAGGATTATTTTTGGGACATTCTGTCAGTAGAAAAGATATACCAGAAGGAAAACATTAGCAGTTGGGTAGCTGAGCAAGATCAGCAGATGGCTGAGACTGGGATGAGTGAAAAGATGCGGACCaaattcctgctgctgcttctctggacATCTCAAGCTAATACTGGTCCAGCTACTTTCTGGATTCTTGTGCACCTCCTGAAATATCCAGAAGCAATGAAGGCAGTGAGGGAAGAGGTGGACAGAGTATTAAGAGAGACAGATCAGGAACTGAAACCAGACAGCCCCTTCTACAACATGTCCTTGGATACCATAAAgactcctcttctggacagtgcAATAGAGGAAACTCTACGCCTGAAAGCGAGTCCTTTTCTGTTCAGAAGTATAGTACAGGATGCAGATCTTAAGATGGCTGACGGGAGAGAATATATTTTCCGGAAAGGAGacaatcttcttcttttccccttcattgCACTGCAAATGGATCCAGAAATTCATCCCGACCCCCAGACATTCAAATATGACAGGTTCGTGAACCCAGATGGTACAAAAAAAGAATTCTTTAAGAATGGGAAAAAGCTGAAGTGTTACAGTATGCCTTTTGGTGGCGGTGCCACAATGTGCCCTGGGCGGTTCTTTGCAATTAGCGAAATGAAGATGTTTGTCATCTTGACGCTCACCTACTTTGACATGGAACTGATTAATGCAGAAGAAGAAATACCGCCAATAGATGGATCACGCTATGGGTTTGGAACGGCACATCCTTCTTATGATATTCAGTTTAGGTATCGATTGCGTTTTTAAAGGGAAGGAGACATAAACTTCTCAGTACATTCATTTGCAATCATTcattgttttatcctggtgggAACAGTCTGTAAAATACTCTTCATGATGTTTTCTTTAAATACGGAGTACCAACATTCCAGGCAGTGTCTATGTTATTTTGCATTGGCATAGAataagaagtagggatgtgctccgctccgattaggagcgtagaagcagtagcggattggcctgctccgccttacccagaggcggagtaggagcggaccgtggaccccctagaagcaaggcgaagagaagcgaccatttttcggagctccgagttcaggcggagtgctccggtcgccatcttgaaaacatttcgccataggattgcattgcggcaaataatcgcgcataactattttgtttttgaagctatcgctctggaaattcttgtgctcagagagtcgtggatgggggtcattttgagaccactctcacctctctgcgtgctgtggttcacgtgcaatatttttttaaaaatcgggtcaaccgcgcggctcaaactgcgtttcggcttttcgcccataggattgcattgagggaaagaatcggggataactgggggggtggtttaagctatcgttctgaaaattcttgtgcacagagagtcgtggatgggggtcattttgagaccactctcaactttctgcgtgctgtggttcacgtgcaatatttttttaaaaatcgggtcaaccgcgcggctcaaactgcgtttcggcttttcgcccataggattgcattgagggaaagaatcggggataactgggggggtttaagctatcgttctgaaaattcttgtgcacagagagtcgtggatgggggtcattttgagaccactctcaactttctgcatcgtacaggtcgcgggctagaagtttttaaaaaatcggcgggaaaaatacctttttcaaagggctgaggggcagagtcagctcccggtcatgatgatcccaaagttggaggagggcataggcaaaacaggtaacttgggattctgggaaacttctctttcttcatctgaacgggcttttccccgtgttttttaacacagtagccccaccaaatgcacaaacacaacctgaaatcatatactaagccaagaataagagatagaaacacagcattgctccccaccctaaccttggtgaacaactgaatcgatgtggtgcaaggggatgagctcccctagggcatctcatcgtggacgtgcccccactctctcctgcactggaaggccatagagccttccaaagagagtaaaacggtggagcaatgcctatcatgagttgaagtgaatggtcacttttcagtggtagagcaatgcctgttatgagtcgaagtgagcgttttacttcttctcagagctgttggtggctgtcttgaactggcagctacttccccctcccccgggcacgtccccctattgctggtaaaagacagatatagcctttttgttgtataattttttagctttcaatgcaagcctatgggggggggaaacggagctccggatccggatccggagctccgggcggagcggagcggaagggggcggag containing:
- the LOC134413610 gene encoding 5-beta-cholestane-3-alpha,7-alpha-diol 12-alpha-hydroxylase-like is translated as MNFWETVLCAFLACLLVTIVGGLYTVGAFRKRKPKEPPLDKGFLPWLGHGRSFMRSPEEFLERMRKKHGDIFTVLLGGSYMHFVMDPHSYRNMVKESKDKLDFYKFGSIIVFNTFDFCTSESQHKIVQTVSKKNLKGQSLTLLNQAMMENLRAVMLHSQDSGEGKRCWQQDGVLHFSYKTVFQASFLTLFGTEPDEDVESKENGKDNKVAQCGELFEYFQKFDHFFPQMAFNMLNPLGKKETRRLKDYFWDILSVEKIYQKENISSWVAEQDQQMAETGMSEKMRTKFLLLLLWTSQANTGPATFWILVHLLKYPEAMKAVREEVDRVLRETDQELKPDSPFYNMSLDTIKTPLLDSAIEETLRLKASPFLFRSIVQDADLKMADGREYIFRKGDNLLLFPFIALQMDPEIHPDPQTFKYDRFVNPDGTKKEFFKNGKKLKCYSMPFGGGATMCPGRFFAISEMKMFVILTLTYFDMELINAEEEIPPIDGSRYGFGTAHPSYDIQFRYRLRF